In one Butyrivibrio proteoclasticus B316 genomic region, the following are encoded:
- a CDS encoding flagellin N-terminal helical domain-containing protein codes for MVIQHCMEAMNANRMLNVNVKDQAKASEKLSSGYRINRAADDAAGLSISEKMRRQVRGLTQAAENAQDGISLVQIAEGALNEVHDMLQRMNELCVKSANDTLTYEDKTYIQSEIEALQSEIDRTGGVTTFNEIKILNGIRQEMIRAASPTLAYNGISGGTLTQATSNALASYSIRPLSDGTILTTGNGSEKTYYSVNGPNPPAHQVIYDDDGNIIDEIIPGSSRYPYSISKESVYRDIASRLSKANTTDDYTVSITYQIAGPDEGKFNMEFFGKLQLKLQVGSEAGQTMDIKISPVNASSLGLWNVNVATRDNSGPLSGIETVKNAIEITSRERSNLGAYQNRLEHTIRNLDNVVENTTGAESRIRDTDMAHQMVNYSNRNILIQAGQTILSQANQTNQGVLSLLQ; via the coding sequence ATGGTTATACAACATTGCATGGAGGCGATGAACGCCAACCGAATGTTAAATGTTAATGTCAAAGACCAGGCCAAGGCATCTGAGAAACTATCTTCAGGATATCGCATTAATAGAGCTGCAGATGATGCAGCCGGACTATCTATTTCCGAGAAGATGAGGCGACAGGTGCGAGGGCTTACTCAGGCTGCCGAAAATGCTCAGGATGGAATATCTCTAGTCCAGATTGCAGAAGGGGCTCTTAATGAAGTTCATGATATGCTTCAGAGAATGAATGAACTGTGTGTTAAATCTGCAAATGATACCCTTACATATGAAGATAAAACTTATATTCAAAGCGAAATAGAGGCACTACAAAGTGAAATAGACAGAACTGGTGGTGTTACTACTTTTAATGAAATAAAAATCTTAAATGGAATCAGACAGGAAATGATAAGGGCTGCGTCTCCTACGCTTGCTTATAATGGCATTAGTGGTGGGACTCTTACACAGGCTACATCAAATGCACTAGCCAGCTATTCAATCAGACCATTGTCAGATGGTACCATACTTACCACAGGAAATGGCTCAGAAAAAACATATTATAGCGTAAATGGCCCCAATCCCCCTGCCCACCAGGTGATTTACGATGATGATGGAAATATAATAGATGAAATTATCCCGGGATCAAGTAGATATCCATATTCAATTTCCAAGGAAAGTGTGTACAGAGATATTGCCAGCAGGTTATCAAAAGCTAACACAACAGATGATTATACAGTATCTATCACTTACCAAATTGCCGGCCCTGATGAGGGTAAGTTTAATATGGAGTTCTTTGGCAAACTCCAGTTAAAGCTTCAGGTTGGCTCAGAAGCCGGGCAGACAATGGATATTAAGATCAGCCCTGTTAATGCATCTTCCCTGGGCTTATGGAATGTCAATGTTGCAACCAGGGATAACTCAGGCCCGCTTTCAGGTATAGAAACTGTCAAAAATGCTATCGAGATTACTTCCCGTGAGCGTTCTAACCTTGGAGCGTATCAGAATCGTCTAGAACATACAATACGTAATCTTGATAATGTTGTTGAGAATACAACCGGAGCTGAATCAAGAATAAGAGACACTGATATGGCGCACCAGATGGTGAACTACTCTAATAGGAACATATTGATTCAGGCAGGTCAGACTATTCTTTCTCAGGCTAATCAGACTAATCAGGGAGTACTCAGTTTGCTTCAATAA
- a CDS encoding DUF3990 domain-containing protein produces MIILFHTGYNIIEKPDVHYGRKNADFGQGFYTTDDVDFAHRWAREQDGCDIIVNHYELDDSALKVKEFKRDSEWFRYIFSNRRMMPDLYSDYDLIIGPIANDTIYETFGIITSGFLSDEEAMKLLLVGPCSQQIVLKSQKAADNLKFVSSEILTRDMILEAAAKHQEDSKFYQTEFARVMKEMEIE; encoded by the coding sequence ATGATCATTCTTTTTCATACAGGCTACAATATCATAGAGAAACCCGATGTTCACTATGGCAGGAAGAATGCTGATTTCGGACAGGGCTTTTATACAACGGATGATGTGGATTTTGCGCACAGATGGGCAAGAGAACAGGATGGCTGTGATATTATAGTCAACCACTATGAACTTGATGACAGTGCCCTTAAGGTAAAAGAGTTTAAGAGAGACAGCGAGTGGTTTAGATATATCTTTTCCAACCGAAGGATGATGCCGGATCTTTACAGCGATTACGATCTGATCATTGGCCCTATTGCCAATGACACTATTTATGAGACCTTTGGCATAATTACAAGTGGCTTCTTATCTGATGAAGAAGCCATGAAGCTTCTGCTGGTGGGCCCCTGCTCACAGCAGATTGTATTAAAGTCCCAGAAGGCAGCAGACAATCTGAAGTTTGTGTCCAGTGAGATACTTACCAGAGATATGATACTCGAAGCTGCAGCCAAACACCAGGAGGACAGCAAATTCTACCAGACAGAATTTGCCAGAGTTATGAAGGAAATGGAGATAGAGTGA
- a CDS encoding flagellar basal body-associated FliL family protein, producing MSSETTNIENRGKGDGKKKLIIAIVAVVFCVLIIAVTAMAALLVKTNREKQAAQKPEQKPKEVITAENVDEVLAEMEEDQESRKNIPQSYTVSQNSDWEFSADTLETKNAYVKNDQSNETPIYFDLVVDNTEEIVYSSPVLELGAEIRGFKLDKPLKAGTYVCTVVYHLVDEEQNELTFVNIGVNVTVN from the coding sequence ATGAGCTCTGAAACAACAAACATCGAAAACAGAGGGAAAGGAGATGGTAAGAAAAAGCTTATAATTGCTATTGTCGCTGTTGTCTTTTGCGTCCTCATCATAGCAGTTACTGCCATGGCCGCACTTCTTGTTAAGACCAATAGAGAAAAACAAGCAGCTCAGAAACCTGAACAAAAGCCTAAGGAAGTAATCACTGCTGAAAATGTGGATGAAGTATTAGCTGAGATGGAAGAAGATCAGGAATCAAGAAAGAATATTCCACAAAGCTATACAGTATCTCAGAATTCTGATTGGGAATTTTCTGCGGATACACTCGAAACTAAAAATGCATATGTCAAAAATGATCAGTCTAATGAGACCCCGATATACTTTGATCTTGTAGTTGATAATACTGAAGAAATAGTATATTCATCTCCTGTACTGGAGCTCGGTGCAGAGATAAGAGGTTTTAAATTAGACAAACCATTAAAGGCAGGCACTTATGTTTGCACAGTGGTCTATCACTTGGTTGACGAAGAACAAAATGAGCTTACCTTTGTAAACATTGGTGTCAATGTGACGGTGAATTAA